One window of the Sphaerochaeta associata genome contains the following:
- a CDS encoding lysine exporter LysO family protein: protein MDTLWYLAKLALALIMGMLCARAVGLNRFQKSAAVLQTTLVWLLLFFMGVNTGGIEGITTQFGTIGLSALVLTLLGVAGTVVFSLAVSSIVTPPVGDEGIAIAKRKERSLLRRLYDIVKEPLVLVGIVVLGLTLRLSTPLFDWFQSSLVTYLLYTLLFFVGMGMVHKQISFKGVLADKSLFLLPFYTIAGTYLGALLAPLLTDYTIREAWGMLSGFGWYSLSGILISDLGFPILGSISFLANLLRESFSFFLIPFFGRLGKRYYYPAVCTAGATSMDVTLVLLSSHFGTRTMLGSIYHGVIMSLAAPILIPLFF, encoded by the coding sequence ATGGACACACTTTGGTATTTGGCAAAATTGGCTCTGGCCTTGATTATGGGCATGCTTTGTGCGCGTGCCGTGGGGCTCAATCGCTTTCAAAAAAGTGCTGCAGTATTGCAGACAACCCTGGTTTGGCTGCTGTTGTTTTTCATGGGAGTGAATACCGGCGGCATCGAAGGGATCACCACCCAGTTCGGAACCATCGGGCTGTCGGCCTTGGTGCTTACCCTCTTGGGTGTTGCCGGAACAGTGGTGTTCTCCTTGGCTGTTTCCTCAATCGTTACACCGCCGGTAGGGGATGAAGGAATCGCCATCGCCAAACGCAAGGAACGGAGCTTGCTCAGGCGCCTGTATGATATTGTCAAGGAACCCCTGGTTCTTGTCGGCATTGTCGTTCTCGGCCTAACGCTCAGGTTGTCCACACCCTTGTTTGATTGGTTTCAAAGCTCGCTGGTGACGTATCTGCTGTATACCCTTCTTTTCTTTGTAGGTATGGGCATGGTTCACAAACAGATCAGTTTCAAAGGCGTGCTTGCTGACAAGAGCCTTTTTCTGCTTCCCTTCTATACCATCGCAGGAACGTATCTCGGAGCCCTGCTTGCACCATTGCTCACCGACTATACCATAAGGGAAGCGTGGGGCATGCTCAGTGGGTTCGGTTGGTACTCTCTCTCAGGAATTCTCATCAGCGACTTGGGCTTTCCCATTCTCGGCTCAATTTCGTTCTTGGCGAACCTGCTGCGTGAGAGTTTCTCGTTCTTTCTCATCCCCTTCTTCGGGCGGTTGGGAAAACGGTACTATTATCCAGCCGTCTGTACAGCGGGGGCAACCAGCATGGATGTCACACTCGTATTGCTCTCTTCGCACTTCGGGACAAGGACCATGCTCGGATCAATCTACCATGGGGTGATCATGAGCCTTGCAGCCCCGATTCTGATCCCACTCTTCTTCTAG